A region of Acidithiobacillus ferridurans DNA encodes the following proteins:
- a CDS encoding phytoene/squalene synthase family protein: MLMAALERALAYQAQSLQAVSRTFALTIPQLPEALRDAVGNGYLLCRIADTIEDDPDMPWEKKACWQAKFLRVVEGADDPAAFAAALGADLSPAMPEAEHDLIRHTPEVVAITHSLNPTQQAALSRCVRIMGMGMAEFQQHASLQGLADMAALDRYCYVVAGVVGEMLTSLFVEFEPLLAEHDAEMQRLAVSFGQGLQMTNILKDIWDDWQRGVSWMPRALFQRHGCDIAGVRPGSRDPAFQAGLSELLGIAADHLQNALRYTLMIPAGQTGMRDFCLWAIAMAVLTLRRIAENPAFASGSEVKISRRSVHRVVLLSRLLHRSDALLQWSFRVGVKPLPLSSAVAQP, encoded by the coding sequence ATGTTGATGGCGGCGTTGGAGCGGGCTTTGGCGTACCAGGCACAAAGCCTTCAGGCTGTTTCCAGGACTTTTGCCCTGACCATCCCCCAGTTGCCGGAGGCGCTCCGGGACGCGGTCGGCAACGGTTATCTGTTGTGCCGTATTGCCGACACCATTGAAGACGATCCGGATATGCCCTGGGAAAAAAAGGCCTGTTGGCAGGCGAAATTTCTTCGGGTGGTGGAGGGTGCGGACGATCCCGCCGCCTTTGCTGCCGCATTGGGCGCAGACCTGTCGCCGGCGATGCCAGAAGCCGAGCACGATCTGATTCGCCACACTCCGGAAGTCGTCGCCATCACCCACAGCCTCAACCCCACCCAGCAGGCGGCATTGTCCCGCTGCGTGCGGATCATGGGCATGGGGATGGCGGAGTTTCAGCAGCATGCTTCGTTGCAGGGGTTGGCGGACATGGCGGCCCTGGATCGCTACTGCTATGTGGTTGCGGGTGTCGTCGGTGAAATGCTCACCAGCCTATTTGTCGAGTTCGAGCCGCTGCTGGCGGAGCATGATGCGGAGATGCAGCGATTGGCGGTGTCCTTCGGGCAAGGCCTGCAGATGACCAATATTCTCAAGGACATCTGGGATGACTGGCAGCGCGGTGTGAGCTGGATGCCACGCGCGCTGTTTCAGCGTCATGGCTGCGATATCGCCGGGGTGCGGCCCGGCAGTCGGGACCCCGCGTTCCAGGCGGGCCTCAGCGAGCTGCTGGGTATTGCCGCGGACCATCTGCAAAATGCGCTGCGCTACACGCTGATGATACCGGCCGGGCAGACGGGGATGCGGGATTTTTGCCTTTGGGCCATCGCCATGGCGGTGCTGACCCTGCGGCGGATTGCCGAAAATCCGGCTTTTGCCTCCGGGAGCGAGGTGAAAATCAGCCGTCGCAGCGTACATCGGGTGGTATTACTGTCGCGTCTCCTGCATCGCTCCGATGCGCTCCTGCAGTGGAGTTTCCGGGTGGGCGTCAAACCACTGCCTCTGTCTTCCGCTGTCGCGCAACCATGA
- a CDS encoding phosphorylase family protein translates to MHGARIGVVVALDAEARVFSLAGALSHDALIEVGEHILLCVSGMGPERATAAAYRLIAAGVDGLVSWGTVGALRPERKPGDLLLPETVFWAGQCWSVDVAWRGGLAKSLSIPFHAGGVLSVDEPCGSRAAKAAFLVDYPSAQGVDMESGAIAAAAHGADTPFIVIRSVVDPADQSLPAVATASVDAYGRPQALRLARGLLRHPAELSTLLGLGGQMQKALRTLRTVAPSLLHAGRAA, encoded by the coding sequence ATGCATGGCGCACGAATAGGAGTGGTGGTGGCGCTGGACGCGGAGGCGCGTGTTTTTTCCCTCGCGGGCGCGCTGTCGCACGATGCGCTGATAGAGGTGGGTGAGCATATCTTGCTGTGTGTTTCCGGCATGGGGCCCGAGCGGGCGACGGCCGCGGCGTATAGGCTGATTGCTGCAGGTGTTGACGGGCTGGTTTCCTGGGGAACTGTGGGCGCCTTGCGGCCGGAACGGAAGCCGGGTGATCTGCTCCTGCCGGAAACCGTGTTCTGGGCGGGGCAGTGCTGGTCGGTGGATGTGGCATGGCGCGGGGGCCTGGCGAAATCGCTGTCCATCCCATTCCATGCCGGGGGAGTGCTTTCGGTGGATGAGCCTTGCGGTTCTAGGGCGGCGAAGGCGGCCTTTCTGGTGGATTACCCGTCGGCACAGGGGGTGGATATGGAAAGTGGTGCCATTGCTGCCGCGGCGCATGGCGCGGATACCCCCTTTATCGTCATCCGCAGTGTCGTGGACCCTGCAGATCAGTCGCTGCCAGCGGTGGCCACGGCGAGTGTCGACGCCTATGGGCGGCCGCAGGCCCTCCGCCTGGCGCGCGGGTTGTTGCGCCATCCTGCCGAGTTGTCCACTTTGCTGGGCTTGGGCGGGCAGATGCAGAAGGCGCTGCGAACGCTTCGCACGGTGGCGCCGTCCCTTCTTCACGCAGGAAGGGCGGCATGA
- a CDS encoding NAD(P)H-dependent glycerol-3-phosphate dehydrogenase, producing the protein MRWAVLGGGHWGTALAVYLLRQRHTVQLWGRRAERLPCQPGRTDLFPVFPECARPQGLHCTVDLAAAVQGSEGIVLAVPSHALRGLLTHLLPCLPPTALLVLASKGLEVPSALRLDQVLREILPEAPLVVLSGPSFAHDLMLGKPLAMTAASTDPTYAQRVAEAFGSAQMRVYTSDDVAGVCLGGAIKNVLAIAAGISDGLGNGDSARAALITRGMAELHRLGTALGGRTETFMGLAGAGDLILTSCSDLSRNRRVGLGLGGGLSLEAVLRGIGEEAEGVRTAQALFQFAQSLGVDMPITEQVYRVLFAGAAPRAASDELMRRALRSELHVSDDGTPGSAARTE; encoded by the coding sequence ATGCGTTGGGCAGTACTGGGCGGCGGACACTGGGGGACGGCGCTGGCCGTATATCTGCTGCGCCAAAGGCATACCGTGCAGCTTTGGGGACGGCGCGCCGAGCGCCTGCCCTGTCAGCCCGGACGGACGGACCTTTTCCCCGTATTTCCAGAGTGCGCGCGGCCGCAAGGACTGCACTGCACGGTGGACCTCGCCGCTGCGGTACAGGGCAGCGAGGGCATCGTCCTTGCGGTGCCCAGTCATGCGTTGCGTGGCCTGCTGACGCATCTGCTCCCCTGTCTGCCGCCCACCGCGCTGCTCGTCCTCGCCAGTAAAGGGTTGGAAGTGCCGAGCGCCTTGCGTCTTGACCAGGTATTGCGGGAAATCTTGCCGGAGGCGCCTCTGGTGGTGCTTTCCGGCCCGAGTTTCGCCCATGATCTGATGCTCGGCAAACCACTGGCGATGACGGCGGCGTCTACCGATCCGACCTATGCCCAGCGGGTGGCCGAGGCCTTTGGCAGCGCCCAGATGCGGGTCTACACCAGTGATGATGTGGCGGGCGTCTGTCTGGGCGGGGCGATCAAGAATGTGCTGGCCATTGCCGCTGGTATTTCCGATGGTCTGGGCAATGGCGACAGTGCCCGTGCCGCGCTCATCACCCGTGGGATGGCGGAGTTGCATCGCCTGGGGACGGCGCTGGGGGGGCGAACCGAGACCTTCATGGGTCTGGCCGGTGCCGGTGACCTGATCCTCACGTCCTGCAGCGATCTCTCGCGGAACCGGCGGGTGGGGCTGGGCCTGGGCGGCGGCCTGAGCCTGGAAGCGGTGCTGCGCGGAATTGGCGAGGAGGCCGAGGGGGTACGCACGGCACAGGCTTTGTTTCAGTTTGCGCAGAGCCTGGGGGTGGATATGCCGATTACCGAACAGGTCTATCGCGTGCTGTTCGCGGGTGCCGCGCCGCGCGCCGCGAGCGACGAACTGATGCGCCGCGCCCTGCGTTCCGAGTTGCATGTTTCAGATGATGGCACCCCTGGGAGCGCCGCCAGAACCGAGTGA
- the hpnA gene encoding hopanoid-associated sugar epimerase, translating into MKALLTGASGFVGGAVLRRLLAEGLEVRVLHRTGADPANWEGLDVELVVGDLTDGPTLDGAVAGCQAVFHVAADYRLWVPDPRAMYAANVGGSERLVRAALDAGVERIVYTSSVAVLGHYADGREADEDTTAQLEDMIGHYKRSKYLAEEALRALCREEGAPIVIVNPSTPIGPADRKPTPTGRMVRDAAAGRMPAYVDTGLNVVHVDDVAMGHWQAFTDGEVGERYILGGDNLPLAAILTRIAGLTGHRSPWLRIPRRLLYPLAWGAERVARLRGRGTPLVTVDELRMAAHKMYFSSAKAERVLHYTHRPAEEALRDAVRWFAEHHYL; encoded by the coding sequence ATGAAAGCCCTGTTGACCGGGGCATCCGGTTTCGTCGGTGGCGCGGTGCTGCGCCGCCTGCTCGCCGAAGGTCTGGAGGTGCGAGTGCTCCACCGCACCGGTGCTGATCCGGCCAACTGGGAAGGGCTGGACGTGGAACTGGTGGTCGGGGATCTCACAGACGGCCCGACCCTGGATGGCGCGGTGGCTGGCTGTCAGGCGGTTTTTCATGTGGCTGCGGACTACCGGCTCTGGGTACCCGATCCGCGCGCCATGTATGCCGCCAATGTGGGCGGCAGCGAACGTCTGGTGCGCGCGGCGCTCGATGCCGGGGTGGAGCGCATCGTCTATACCAGCAGCGTTGCTGTGCTCGGTCATTATGCCGATGGCCGGGAAGCCGATGAGGATACCACTGCGCAACTGGAAGACATGATCGGGCACTACAAGCGCTCCAAATATCTCGCCGAGGAGGCCCTGCGGGCCCTTTGCCGGGAGGAAGGTGCGCCCATCGTCATCGTCAATCCGTCGACGCCCATAGGTCCGGCGGATCGCAAACCGACCCCCACCGGGCGGATGGTGCGCGATGCTGCGGCGGGCCGTATGCCGGCTTATGTCGATACTGGTCTGAACGTGGTGCATGTGGATGATGTGGCCATGGGCCATTGGCAGGCATTTACGGACGGCGAGGTCGGGGAACGCTATATTCTCGGTGGCGATAACCTCCCCTTGGCGGCGATCCTCACCCGTATTGCCGGTCTGACCGGGCATCGTTCGCCATGGCTGCGTATCCCTCGCCGCCTGCTCTATCCCCTGGCCTGGGGGGCGGAGCGGGTGGCGCGCCTGCGGGGCAGGGGGACGCCGCTGGTAACGGTGGATGAGCTGCGCATGGCCGCCCACAAGATGTATTTTTCGTCTGCCAAGGCGGAGCGCGTCCTGCATTACACCCATCGTCCTGCGGAGGAGGCCTTGCGGGACGCGGTACGATGGTTTGCGGAGCATCACTATCTGTAG
- the shc gene encoding squalene--hopene cyclase has product MNRMLQPVRSGAGIFRSSLDRVIAQARQALSGRQAEDGHWCFEFEADCTIPAEYILMQHYMDERDEALQARIAVYLRGKQADHGGWPLYYGGHFDLSASVKVYYALKLAGDDPELPHMRRAREAILAHGGAERSNVFTRITLALFAQVPWRAVPFIPVEIMLLPRWFPFHIYKVASWSRTVMVPLFILCSLKARAKNPLQVHIRELFRRPPDQITDYFSHARQGIVAYFFLSLDRFWRLMEGWIPHAIRRRALKKAEAWFTARINGEDGLNGIFPAMVNAHEALALLGYPPDHDYRRQTGAALRKLVVERANDAYCQPCVSPVWDTCLALHALLEQDGEVSPAVQTGIRWLKDRQIGAEPGDWRESRPHLAGGGWAFQYANPYYPDLDDTAAVGWALARAGRAEDRDSIEKAANWLAGMQSRNGGFGAYDVDNTHYYLNEIPFADHKALLDPPTADVTGRVVAFLAHLARPRDRDVLRRAVAYLLREQESSGAWFGRWGTNYIYGTWSVLMALAELNDPSLKPTMERAAYWLRAVQQSDGGWGESNDSYGDPGLAGVGQTSTAAQTAWACLGLMAAGDRDSVALHRGIAWLQAHQEGDGCWQAPFFNAPGFPKVFYLIYHGYAFYFPLWALARYRNLGCMAHE; this is encoded by the coding sequence ATGAATCGTATGCTGCAACCGGTGCGTTCTGGCGCGGGCATTTTTCGTTCATCACTGGATCGGGTGATCGCGCAGGCGCGTCAGGCGCTGAGCGGTCGGCAGGCGGAGGATGGTCACTGGTGTTTCGAGTTTGAGGCCGATTGCACCATCCCTGCCGAATATATTCTAATGCAGCATTACATGGATGAGCGGGACGAGGCTCTGCAGGCCAGGATCGCTGTCTATCTGCGCGGCAAGCAGGCGGATCACGGGGGCTGGCCCCTCTATTACGGTGGCCATTTTGATCTGAGTGCATCGGTAAAGGTCTATTACGCCCTGAAACTTGCGGGCGATGACCCCGAACTGCCGCACATGCGGCGCGCCCGGGAGGCGATTCTCGCCCATGGCGGAGCGGAACGCAGCAATGTATTCACGCGCATTACGCTGGCGCTTTTTGCCCAGGTGCCATGGCGGGCGGTGCCCTTCATTCCGGTGGAAATCATGCTGCTGCCGCGCTGGTTTCCCTTTCATATCTACAAAGTCGCTTCCTGGTCGCGCACGGTGATGGTGCCCCTGTTTATTTTGTGCAGCCTCAAGGCGCGCGCCAAAAATCCCCTGCAAGTGCATATTCGGGAGTTGTTCCGTCGACCGCCGGATCAGATTACGGATTATTTCAGCCACGCCCGGCAAGGGATTGTGGCATATTTCTTTCTGTCTCTGGATCGATTCTGGCGGTTGATGGAGGGCTGGATACCGCACGCTATCCGGCGTCGTGCCCTGAAGAAGGCGGAGGCGTGGTTTACCGCGCGGATCAATGGGGAAGATGGCCTCAACGGCATCTTCCCGGCCATGGTGAACGCCCACGAGGCCCTGGCGCTGCTCGGCTATCCGCCGGATCATGATTATCGTCGGCAAACCGGCGCGGCGCTGCGCAAACTGGTGGTGGAGCGGGCGAACGACGCCTATTGTCAGCCCTGTGTATCACCCGTCTGGGATACCTGTCTCGCGCTCCACGCCCTGCTGGAGCAGGATGGTGAAGTCTCTCCCGCGGTGCAAACCGGTATTCGCTGGCTCAAGGACCGGCAGATCGGTGCCGAACCCGGCGACTGGCGGGAGTCACGGCCCCATTTGGCGGGCGGTGGCTGGGCGTTTCAATATGCCAATCCGTATTATCCGGATCTGGATGACACGGCGGCAGTGGGCTGGGCCCTGGCGCGGGCCGGGCGTGCGGAGGACCGTGACAGCATCGAGAAGGCGGCGAACTGGTTGGCGGGCATGCAATCCAGAAACGGCGGTTTCGGCGCCTATGATGTGGACAACACCCACTACTACCTGAACGAAATTCCCTTTGCCGACCACAAGGCCCTGCTGGACCCGCCGACGGCCGATGTCACCGGGCGGGTGGTGGCCTTTCTGGCGCATCTGGCGCGGCCACGGGACCGCGATGTGCTGCGGCGTGCCGTGGCTTATCTGCTGCGTGAACAGGAGTCATCGGGCGCCTGGTTCGGGCGCTGGGGAACCAACTACATCTACGGGACCTGGTCCGTACTCATGGCGCTGGCCGAACTGAACGATCCTTCCCTGAAACCCACCATGGAACGCGCTGCGTACTGGCTGCGCGCGGTACAGCAGAGCGACGGCGGTTGGGGTGAAAGCAACGATTCCTACGGTGACCCCGGTCTTGCCGGGGTGGGCCAGACCTCTACCGCGGCACAGACGGCCTGGGCCTGCCTGGGTCTGATGGCGGCGGGAGACCGGGATAGTGTGGCCCTGCATCGTGGCATAGCCTGGCTGCAGGCGCATCAGGAAGGGGATGGATGCTGGCAGGCGCCCTTTTTTAACGCGCCGGGGTTCCCAAAGGTTTTTTACCTGATTTATCATGGATATGCGTTTTATTTCCCGCTCTGGGCGCTGGCCCGCTACCGGAACTTGGGATGCATGGCGCACGAATAG